The following are encoded together in the Tamandua tetradactyla isolate mTamTet1 chromosome 14, mTamTet1.pri, whole genome shotgun sequence genome:
- the LOC143656136 gene encoding uncharacterized protein LOC143656136 isoform X1 — MLTVDLATQTRHPLPRFLMFTFLSLTFFSTASPAEPNAGPQPTELWAAVQHPPGVLFITPNSPFFPQLFHKNCNLSLPCDPLHLNASSTLNIFFTPPSSAFLFVANLISNPNQYPCLSNSICPPNFPNCVPLLCNNGSDLYSKDVSNYGSSNNINLPGLFLRNAWWPIPPKPNASSGDFMPHPPSEPACASPHPSKSRRPKSLSLQFRWVKCRRPEPLMVTPFYALFSPRLTLDSSNSNSSSSHYSPLTTLDVVPDVLFGTPLFSMHMLCGKYACMDLRPILCLQGCSLCNGTSNFSMSHRPEPSTEQCVNITTYIFLKPPFFFLQCSSINPTENCSLSNIWDPSLPYTFIVLQPRLL; from the coding sequence ATGCTAACCGTTGACCTCGCCACCCAGACCCGCCATCCCCTACCCCGCTTCCTGATGTTCACCTTTCTCTCACTTACatttttctccacagcctctccagccGAACCCAATGCTGGCCCTCAGCCCACCGAACTGTGGGCCGCCGTTCAACACCCTCCTGGGGTCCTCTTCATAACTCCGAACAGTCCCTTCTTCCCGCAACTATTCCATAAAAACTGCAACCTTTCTCTTCCTTGCGACCCCCTTCACCTCAATGCTAGTAGTACCTTGAATATCTTCTTCACTCCCCCTTCATCGGCCTTTCTCTTTGTCGCTAATTTGATATCCAACCCAAACCAATACCCTTGCTTGTCAAACTCCATCTGCCCCCCGAACTTTCCAAACTGCGTCCCTCTTCTCTGCAACAACGGCTCCGACCTCTATTCTAAAGACGTCTCCAACTACGGGAGCTCAAATAATATCAATCTCCCTGGCCTCTTTCTAAGAAATGCCTGGTGGCCCATCCCCCCCAAGCCCAACGCGAGTTCAGGCGATTTCATGCCCCATCCCCCCTCGGAGCCTGCCTGTGCCTCCCCTCACCCGTCTAAATCCCGACGGCCCAAATCCTTATCTTTACAGTTTCGCTGGGTCAAATGTCGCCGCCCGGAACCTCTTATGGTTACGCCCTTCTATGCACTCTTCTCCCCTCGTTTAACCCTGGATTCCTCCAATTCCAATTCCTCCTCCAGCCATTACTCCCCCCTCACAACTCTCGATGTCGTCCCAGATGTTCTGTTTGGAACCCCTCTATTCTCCATGCACATGCTTTGTGGCAAATATGCATGTATGGATCTCCGTCCAATTCTCTGCCTACAGGGCTGCAGCCTATGCAACGGAACGTCTAACTTCTCTATGTCCCACCGGCCAGAGCCCTCAACCGAACAATGCGTAAATATAACTACATACATCTTTCTAAAACCTCCATTCTTCTTCCTCCAGTGCTCAAGCATAAACCCGACCGAGAACTGCTCTCTATCAAACATCTGGGACCCTTCCCTCCCCTATACATTCATTGTGCTTCAACCTAGATTACTGTAG
- the LOC143656136 gene encoding uncharacterized protein LOC143656136 isoform X2, producing the protein MAPQLPLAPYTLGTSLHPKQKRDFGISAAIAAAIVAAVAASRVAAIALTQTSTTAEVLLNVTQTTAQLTGTQENINHLMHSAIYNLQQQIDLVALDVEALFELASSTCDGRYPFTKICVTPVPVNHSVPRLSLRDWIFTSFNDSYWNYTHTLQTQILELERTVVPSITSSLLTDLLGKFTSFFKPSNLIFYGLLLLAVILIFILLKCLCQSLARQRQQTQLLALAALELQNPFADADNRWQAQVWLAGMAHPQD; encoded by the coding sequence ATGGCCCCACAACTTCCTTTAGCCCCCTATACTCTAGGAACCAGCCTCCACCCAAAACAAAAGCGTGATTTCGGCATCTCCGCTGCCATTGCCGCCGCCATCGTCGCTGCAGTCGCTGCCAGCAGGGTAGCAGCTATTGCTCTCACTCAAACTTCCACCACGGCAGAAGTTCTTCTCAACGTAACGCAGACGACAGCCCAGTTAACCGGCACCCAAGAAAACATCAATCATCTTATGCATTCTGCCATCTATAACCTGCAACAACAAATAGACTTAGTCGCGCTTGATGTTGAAGCGCTTTTTGAATTAGCCTCTAGTACTTGTGATGGTCGATACCCCTTTACCAAAATCTGTGTCACCCCTGTTCCTGTCAATCATTCTGTCCCCCGTCTCTCCCTGCGTGACTGGATCTTCACCTCCTTCAATGATTCTTACTGGAACTATACACACACCCTTCAAACACAGATCTTAGAGCTTGAGCGCACGGTAGTCCCTTCCATCACCTCCTCCCTCCTCACTGACTTACTAGGTAAATTCACCTCCTTCTTCAAACCCTCCAATCTCATTTTCTATGGCCTCTTGCTCCTAGCTGTCATACTCATCTTCATCCTCCTCAAATGTTTGTGCCAAAGCCTTGCTAGGCAAAGACAACAAACGCAACTCCTAGCCTTAGCGGCCCTTGAACTCCAAAATCCCTTCGCCGATGCGGACAACCGTTGGCAGGCGCAGGTTTGGCTGGCTGGTATggctcacccccaggactga